The following are encoded together in the Culex pipiens pallens isolate TS chromosome 1, TS_CPP_V2, whole genome shotgun sequence genome:
- the LOC120431011 gene encoding uncharacterized protein LOC120431011 isoform X3 — protein MVVVRWTFNIILQITRIILQKKSTLHNRHTASTNYFFVLPIHDKNKYYKQCNRQLHCEWKKIRKAELKKLETTGTLPEYIILSSGNSDRCKVITYCSLSKIPSCAKRCLLEVIVKDDECFYLNMENVFIATKDLQVLSVKIKYDFYQSGFVPGTRKYKILDYGFCYEAREELPEMIKKLIITTNPKEWIAKEQERLNEDLYYQRQHYYYYYYYNEDEDDDSYYQDRLARKRVLYDGPPPPTSKEPYVVTPIHHHPELKEQCVRLINSEWSRSRMARFWGFESSTDTLPITLILAL, from the exons AGCACGCTTCACAATCGGCACACTGCATCTACGAATTACTTTTTCGTACTTCCTATTCAtgataaaaataagtattaCAAGCAATGTAACCGCCAACTTCATTGCGAGtggaaaaaaatccgaaaggcTGAGTTGAAAAAACTGGAAACAACTGGTACATTGCCCGAGTATATCATTTTAAGTTCTGGAAATTCCGATCGATGTAAGGTCATTACGTACTGTtccctgtcaaaaattccaTCCTGTGCCAAGCGCTGCTTATTAGAAGTGATCGTAAAAGACgatgaatgtttttatttaaatatggaGAACGTGTTTATTGCGACGAAGGATCTGCAAGTCTTGAGTGTGAAAATCAAATATGATTTCTATCAAAGTGGATTTGTGCCTGGAACACGAAAGTACAAAATTCTTGATTATGGTTTTTGTTACGAGGCGAGAGAAGAACTTCCCGAAATGATTAAAAAACTCATTATAACTACAAACCCGAAAGAATGGATAGCAAAAGAGCAAGAGAGGCTGAATGAGGATCTCTATTATCAGCGCCAGCATTACTACTACTACTATTATTACAATGAAGATGAAGATGACGATTCATACTATCAAGATCGCCTTGCTCGCAAACGAGTTTTGTACGAT ggaccaccccctccaactTCGAAGGAACCGTATGTCGTTACACCAATCCATCACCATCCAGAGCTTAAG GAGCAATGTGTTCGCTTGATTAATTCTGAGTGGTCCAGATCACGCATGGCCCGATTTTGGGGCTTTGAATCGTCGACCGATACGCTCCCAATTACGCTTATTTTAG CTCTTTGA
- the LOC120431011 gene encoding uncharacterized protein LOC120431011 isoform X1, producing MVVVRWTFNIILQITRIILQKKSTLHNRHTASTNYFFVLPIHDKNKYYKQCNRQLHCEWKKIRKAELKKLETTGTLPEYIILSSGNSDRCKVITYCSLSKIPSCAKRCLLEVIVKDDECFYLNMENVFIATKDLQVLSVKIKYDFYQSGFVPGTRKYKILDYGFCYEAREELPEMIKKLIITTNPKEWIAKEQERLNEDLYYQRQHYYYYYYYNEDEDDDSYYQDRLARKRVLYDGPPPPTSKEPYVVTPIHHHPELKEQCVRLINSEWSRSRMARFWGFESSTDTLPITLILGKVYNSR from the exons AGCACGCTTCACAATCGGCACACTGCATCTACGAATTACTTTTTCGTACTTCCTATTCAtgataaaaataagtattaCAAGCAATGTAACCGCCAACTTCATTGCGAGtggaaaaaaatccgaaaggcTGAGTTGAAAAAACTGGAAACAACTGGTACATTGCCCGAGTATATCATTTTAAGTTCTGGAAATTCCGATCGATGTAAGGTCATTACGTACTGTtccctgtcaaaaattccaTCCTGTGCCAAGCGCTGCTTATTAGAAGTGATCGTAAAAGACgatgaatgtttttatttaaatatggaGAACGTGTTTATTGCGACGAAGGATCTGCAAGTCTTGAGTGTGAAAATCAAATATGATTTCTATCAAAGTGGATTTGTGCCTGGAACACGAAAGTACAAAATTCTTGATTATGGTTTTTGTTACGAGGCGAGAGAAGAACTTCCCGAAATGATTAAAAAACTCATTATAACTACAAACCCGAAAGAATGGATAGCAAAAGAGCAAGAGAGGCTGAATGAGGATCTCTATTATCAGCGCCAGCATTACTACTACTACTATTATTACAATGAAGATGAAGATGACGATTCATACTATCAAGATCGCCTTGCTCGCAAACGAGTTTTGTACGAT ggaccaccccctccaactTCGAAGGAACCGTATGTCGTTACACCAATCCATCACCATCCAGAGCTTAAG GAGCAATGTGTTCGCTTGATTAATTCTGAGTGGTCCAGATCACGCATGGCCCGATTTTGGGGCTTTGAATCGTCGACCGATACGCTCCCAATTACGCTTATTTTAGGTAAGGTTTATAACTCCAGGTAG
- the LOC120431011 gene encoding uncharacterized protein LOC120431011 isoform X2, producing MAIRKGRNSAGTKDCIRFKSTLHNRHTASTNYFFVLPIHDKNKYYKQCNRQLHCEWKKIRKAELKKLETTGTLPEYIILSSGNSDRCKVITYCSLSKIPSCAKRCLLEVIVKDDECFYLNMENVFIATKDLQVLSVKIKYDFYQSGFVPGTRKYKILDYGFCYEAREELPEMIKKLIITTNPKEWIAKEQERLNEDLYYQRQHYYYYYYYNEDEDDDSYYQDRLARKRVLYDGPPPPTSKEPYVVTPIHHHPELKEQCVRLINSEWSRSRMARFWGFESSTDTLPITLILGKVYNSR from the exons AGCACGCTTCACAATCGGCACACTGCATCTACGAATTACTTTTTCGTACTTCCTATTCAtgataaaaataagtattaCAAGCAATGTAACCGCCAACTTCATTGCGAGtggaaaaaaatccgaaaggcTGAGTTGAAAAAACTGGAAACAACTGGTACATTGCCCGAGTATATCATTTTAAGTTCTGGAAATTCCGATCGATGTAAGGTCATTACGTACTGTtccctgtcaaaaattccaTCCTGTGCCAAGCGCTGCTTATTAGAAGTGATCGTAAAAGACgatgaatgtttttatttaaatatggaGAACGTGTTTATTGCGACGAAGGATCTGCAAGTCTTGAGTGTGAAAATCAAATATGATTTCTATCAAAGTGGATTTGTGCCTGGAACACGAAAGTACAAAATTCTTGATTATGGTTTTTGTTACGAGGCGAGAGAAGAACTTCCCGAAATGATTAAAAAACTCATTATAACTACAAACCCGAAAGAATGGATAGCAAAAGAGCAAGAGAGGCTGAATGAGGATCTCTATTATCAGCGCCAGCATTACTACTACTACTATTATTACAATGAAGATGAAGATGACGATTCATACTATCAAGATCGCCTTGCTCGCAAACGAGTTTTGTACGAT ggaccaccccctccaactTCGAAGGAACCGTATGTCGTTACACCAATCCATCACCATCCAGAGCTTAAG GAGCAATGTGTTCGCTTGATTAATTCTGAGTGGTCCAGATCACGCATGGCCCGATTTTGGGGCTTTGAATCGTCGACCGATACGCTCCCAATTACGCTTATTTTAGGTAAGGTTTATAACTCCAGGTAG
- the LOC120431010 gene encoding uncharacterized protein LOC120431010, whose translation MSTASVLAGVQDYCPKCAMPDVGSELVTCGKCQRWYHGRCAGKCEEFLDGSWTCKQCLAAGTEPARSTSSVSSSRSLRIKLQLMRLEEEKEAKEKRLRERQEQDRIREERAQREKEDLDSKYLDDKYALLITDAIEEDEEIIEEAECQQNVISKVDEWINYSGTEIAGRPDDDVLSLTRSDVAGTGDTMHPPTPLSALGAKVIFSYDPRTMPSTFRMGHVLFTSTPMGVISPEQPEYNEQYGLGTNILSPVLEGLPSSSSVVPQFSAPSAIGQTLTAGNPQQAGALPIPPAASQFSAPSAIGQTLTAGNPQQAGALPIPPAASQFSAPSAIGQALTAGHPQQAGATPTPPAASQFSAPSAIGQTLTAGNPQQAGANPMPPAASQFSAPSAIGQTLTAGNPQQAGATPMPPAASQIAAPSAIGQALTAGHPQQAGATPTPPAASQFSAPSAIGQALTAGHPQQAGATPMPPAASQFSAPSAIGQTLTAGHPQQAGANPMPPAASQFSAPSAIGQTLTAGNPQQAGALPIPPAASQFSAPSAIGQTLTAGNPQQAGALPLPPAASQFSAPSAIGQTLTAGNPQQAGATPMPPAASQFSAPSAIGQTLTAGNPQQAGANPMPPAASQFSAPSAIGQTLTAGNPQQAGALPIPPAASQFSAPSAIGQTLTAGNPQQAGALPLPPAASQFSAPSAIGQTLTAGNPQQAGATPMPPAASQFSAPSAIGQTLTAGNPQQAGALPIPPAASQFSAPSAIGQTLTAGNPQQAGATPMPPAASQFSAPSAIGQALTAGHPQQAGATPMPPAASQFSAPSAIGQTLTAGNPQQAGAFSWPSGAPQFTTFSTTGQVPTAEHPQPAGAFSWPPGAPQFTMSSATGQVLTADQPQPAGAFSWLPGVPQFTTFSATGQVPTSLPSQLADTFTLPPGVQRFSAPLTVTCRVPPSQYPPQAGGYSHAANATVLNGSSTQPVPEWHRDPASLHQQRMAARQVVPKELPVFTGNPEDWPLFISSYRNSTEMCGFTDAENMMRLQKCLRGYAMEIAHSSLLHPSTVPQAIATLEMLCGNPERLIQTLLQKVKNTPAPKADRLETLINFGVVVQNLVGHLLGANQQAHLTNPSLLRELVDKLPPHICLDWAIYKKRFAVVSLETFSHYMKEIIVAVSDVARFSEADEPKPNRHDKQKPKEKGFLNAHAAGDNLEQDKANDRGGKTTAPGKPCFICQKSGHRVRECFTYKALPLNDRWKAVQAHQLCPRCLVPHGRWPCRTSSSCDVSGCSENHHALLHPGPPNATPEKTLQTTVVSIHQHPESPTMFRIVPVVLHGKSTRFETFAFLDEGSELTLMDAEIADALGLQGESRPLCLKWTSGVTRDESDSKQITLEISGVKNEKRFPLVNVRTVHRLDLPTQTLEFERLAAKYPHLQKLPVQSYENVTPKLLIGLNNLQLALPLKCRTGRGNEPVAAKTKLGWTVFGSTAVSDSAHSFHVCDCTKDGDLHELVKEFFAFESLGVTNSPLPESVEEIRAKAILNDTTKKCADGHFETGLLWRYDQFEFPPSYAMALGKLQCLERRLRKHPELRANLDKQIIEYQTKGYAHKATALELEGADPKRGWYLPLGVITNPKKPEKVRIIWDAAAKVNGVSFNSMLLKGPDMLTSLSSVLFRFRERKFCITADIKEMYHQVKIRPEDRLSQRFLYRSDPSHQPDTYVMDVATFGSTCSPCSAQFVKNLNAERWRESYPEAAETIVQNHYVDDYLDSRDTEEEIIKLSEDIRTVHSKAGFEIRNWRSNSHEVLRRVGAEPANVKKMLFVDKAVPAERVLGMTWLPTEDMFTFSVILSDDLQRMILGVVAVTKRGVLRVLMSLFDPHGLISNFLIHGKIIIQDLWRSGVSWDEPIPRKIREQWERWINLLQNLSRIRIPCCYFPGYHVEDLKTLELHVFVDASESAYACVAYFRIIQDGKPRCVFVTSKAKVTPLKSVSVPRLELNAGVIGCRLAKTIKENTTLPISRTVYWTDSSTLLSWIRSDTRKYRQYVAVRVGEILETTDISEWRWVPTKLNVADEATKWGKGPNVDPDSRWFLGPEFLYQLEELWPQQRLPEPDTTEELRPIFMHREIIRTPFIDVSRFSKWERLLRSTAHVFHWGDRTRAPASERQPSLVKADFERAEWALWRLAQADSYADEVVELTVHSKDKARRLLRLDTGSKIRHLSPFLDEHGVIRMEGRIEASPFAPYDAKYPIILPRAHYITELLIDWYHRRFGHGFGETVVNEIRQRFHISNLRVLVREYPKKCNFCKMEKAEPEVPRMAPLPAARVTPHERAFTRVGIDYCGPFAVRFGRGTVKRWVALFTCLATRAVHLEVVASLSTESCKLALRRFINRRGAPAEIYTDNGTNFQGTQRELLEQVQDTNRSLAETFTDANTSWFFIPPATPHMGGAWERMVRSVKAAYKRHEPQQRKCSRQFVRKQSR comes from the coding sequence ATGTCAACAGCATCGGTCCTCGCTGGGGTTCAGGACTACTGCCCCAAATGCGCAATGCCCGACGTGGGTTCCGAGTTGGTTACCTGTGGAAAATGCCAGCGCTGGTACCACGGACGATGTGCAGGCAAGTGCGAGGAATTTCTGGATGGCAGTTGGACTTGTAAGCAGTGTCTCGCGGCAGGGACTGAACCCGCTCGGTCTACCAGCTCGGTCAGCAGTTCGCGATCGTTACGGATCAAGCTCCAACTTATGAGACTGGAAGAAGAGAAGGAAGCGAAAGAAAAACGCCTTCGCGAGAGACAGGAGCAGGATCGTATCAGAGAAGAACGAGCACAAAGGGAAAAGGAAGATCTGGACAGTAAATACCTCGACGACAAATATGCCTTGCTTATTACTGATGCAATCGAAGAGGACGAAGAGATCATCGAAGAGGCGGAATGTCAACAAAATGTGATCAGTAAGGTCGACGAGTGGATAAACTACAGTGGGACAGAGATTGCCGGACGGCCGGACGATGATGTGTTGAGTCTAACAAGATCGGACGTAGCTGGAACCGGGGATACGATGCATCCTCCAACCCCGCTGAGTGCGCTGGGAGCTAAAGTCATATTTTCCTATGATCCCAGGACGATGCCAAGTACGTTTAGGATGGGTCACGTGTTGTTTACTTCGACTCCGATGGGTGTAATCAGTCCGGAGCAGCCAGAATACAACGAGCAATACGGTTTAGGAACAAACATATTGTCACCTGTGCTGGAGGGCTTACCGAGCAGTTCCTCGGTGGTTCCGCAGTTCTCGGCTCCAAGTGCGATCGGACAAACGCTGACGGCAGGAAACCCGCAGCAAGCAGGCGCACTTCCAATCCCACCTGCGGCATCGCAGTTCTCGGCGCCAAGTGCGATCGGACAAACGCTGACGGCAGGAAACCCGCAGCAAGCAGGCGCACTTCCAATCCCACCTGCGGCATCGCAGTTCTCGGCGCCAAGTGCGATCGGACAAGCGCTGACTGCAGGACACCCGCAGCAAGCAGGCGCAACCCCAACGCCACCTGCGGCATCGCAGTTCTCGGCGCCAAGTGCGATCGGACAAACGCTGACTGCAGGAAACCCGCAGCAAGCAGGCGCAAACCCAATGCCACCTGCGGCATCGCAGTTCTCGGCGCCAAGTGCGATCGGACAAACGCTGACTGCAGGAAACCCGCAGCAAGCAGGCGCAACCCCAATGCCACCTGCGGCATCGCAGATCGCGGCGCCAAGTGCGATCGGACAAGCGCTGACTGCAGGACACCCGCAGCAAGCAGGCGCAACCCCAACGCCACCTGCGGCATCGCAGTTCTCGGCGCCAAGTGCGATCGGACAAGCGCTGACTGCAGGACACCCGCAGCAAGCAGGCGCAACCCCAATGCCACCTGCGGCATCGCAGTTCTCGGCGCCAAGTGCGATCGGACAAACGCTGACTGCAGGACACCCGCAGCAAGCAGGCGCAAACCCAATGCCACCTGCGGCATCGCAGTTCTCGGCTCCAAGTGCGATCGGACAAACGCTGACGGCAGGAAACCCGCAGCAAGCAGGCGCACTTCCAATCCCACCTGCGGCATCGCAGTTCTCGGCGCCAAGTGCGATCGGACAAACGCTGACTGCAGGAAACCCGCAGCAAGCAGGCGCACTTCCACTCCCACCTGCGGCATCGCAGTTCTCGGCGCCAAGTGCGATCGGACAAACGCTGACTGCAGGAAACCCGCAGCAAGCAGGCGCAACCCCAATGCCACCTGCGGCATCGCAGTTCTCGGCTCCAAGTGCGATCGGACAAACGCTGACTGCAGGAAACCCGCAGCAAGCAGGCGCAAACCCAATGCCACCTGCGGCATCGCAGTTCTCGGCTCCAAGTGCGATCGGACAAACGCTGACGGCAGGAAACCCGCAGCAAGCAGGCGCACTTCCAATCCCACCTGCGGCATCGCAGTTCTCGGCGCCAAGTGCGATCGGACAAACGCTGACTGCAGGAAACCCGCAGCAAGCAGGCGCACTTCCACTCCCACCTGCGGCATCGCAGTTCTCGGCGCCAAGTGCGATCGGACAAACGCTGACTGCAGGAAACCCGCAGCAAGCAGGCGCAACCCCAATGCCACCTGCGGCATCGCAGTTCTCGGCTCCAAGTGCGATCGGACAAACGCTGACGGCAGGAAACCCGCAGCAAGCAGGCGCACTTCCAATCCCACCTGCGGCATCGCAGTTCTCGGCGCCAAGTGCGATCGGACAAACGCTGACTGCAGGAAACCCGCAGCAAGCAGGCGCAACCCCAATGCCACCTGCGGCATCGCAGTTCTCGGCGCCAAGTGCGATCGGACAAGCGCTGACTGCAGGACACCCGCAGCAAGCAGGCGCAACCCCAATGCCACCTGCGGCATCGCAGTTCTCGGCGCCAAGTGCGATCGGACAAACGCTGACTGCAGGAAACCCGCAGCAAGCAGGTGCATTCTCGTGGCCATCGGGAGCACCTCAATTCACGACTTTCTCCACTACCGGCCAAGTCCCGACTGCCGAACACCCGCAGCCAGCAGGTGCTTTCTCGTGGCCACCGGGAGCACCTCAATTCACGATGTCCTCCGCTACCGGCCAAGTCCTGACTGCCGATCAGCCGCAGCCAGCAGGTGCATTCTCGTGGCTACCGGGAGTACCTCAATTTACAACGTTCTCCGCGACCGGCCAGGTGCCGACTTCTCTGCCCTCGCAACTAGCGGACACGTTCACCCTGCCACCTGGGGTTCAGCGATTCTCAGCGCCGTTGACAGTGACCTGTCGAGTCCCGCCCTCTCAGTACCCGCCGCAGGCTGGCGGATACTCACATGCCGCGAATGCAACGGTACTGAATGGGTCATCAACACAACCTGTCCCAGAGTGGCACAGAGACCCAGCAAGCTTACATCAACAACGCATGGCCGCACGGCAGGTGGTCCCAAAGGAACTACCAGTATTCACGGGGAACCCGGAAGACTGGCCACTTTTCATTAGTAGCTACCGCAACTCGACAGAAATGTGTGGTTTCACGGATGCAGAGAACATGATGCGGCTACAGAAGTGTCTTCGCGGTTATGCCATGGAAATCGCTCACAGTAGTCTGCTGCATCCCTCAACGGTTCCACAAGCGATAGCCACTTTAGAAATGTTGTGTGGTAACCCAGAAAGACTCATCCAAACGCTGCTGCAGAAAGTCAAGAACACGCCCGCACCAAAAGCAGACCGACTGGAAACACTAATCAATTTTGGCGTCGTTGTCCAAAATCTGGTCGGACACCTACTGGGGGCAAATCAGCAAGCTCACTTGACGAACCCGTCGTTGTTGCGAGAGTTGGTGGACAAGTTACCACCTCACATCTGCCTGGACTGGGCTATCtacaaaaagaggtttgcagtcGTAAGTTTGGAGACGTTTAGCCATTACATGAAGGAGATCATCGTGGCGGTCAGCGACGTCGCGCGTTTCAGCGAAGCAGATGAACCGAAGCCAAACAGACACGATAAGCAGAAACCGAAGGAGAAAGGATTCTTGAACGCTCACGCTGCCGGTGACAACCTGGAACAGGATAAAGCTAACGACCGGGGAGGTAAAACAACCGCACCTGGCAAACCGTGTTTCATTTGTCAGAAATCTGGACATCGTGTCAGAGAGTGCTTCACGTACAAGGCACTCCCCCTAAATGATCGCTGGAAGGCTGTACAAGCTCATCAGCTTTGTCCCAGATGCCTGGTGCCCCACGGTCGGTGGCCATGCCGAACTTCTTCGTCGTGCGATGTTAGCGGGTGTTCGGAGAATCACCATGCACTTCTTCACCCGGGGCCGCCGAACGCAACGCCGGAGAAAACACTACAAACTACAGTGGTTTCGATTCATCAACATCCAGAGAGCCCGACCATGTTCCGGATCGTTCCGGTGGTGTTGCATGGAAAGTCAACTCGGTTCGAGACGTTCGCCTTCCTAGATGAAGGATCAGAACTAACGCTAATGGACGCCGAGATAGCTGACGCATTGGGACTCCAAGGCGAATCACGACCGCTTTGTTTGAAATGGACATCTGGCGTCACAAGAGATGAATCGGACTCCAAACAAATAACTCTCGAAATCTCCGGAGTCAAAAATGAGAAGCGTTTCCCGCTGGTGAACGTACGCACTGTACACCGTTTGGACCTGCCAACCCAAACACTGGAATTCGAGCGCCTGGCTGCAAAGTATCCTCACCTGCAGAAACTACCTGTACAGAGCTACGAGAATGTGACGCCAAAGCTATTGATTGGGTTAAACAATCTTCAACTAGCCCTTCCTCTGAAGTGCCGCACGGGCCGGGGCAACGAACCCGTAGCCGCAAAAACGAAGCTAGGTTGGACTGTCTTTGGAAGCACGGCAGTTTCCGATTCCGCCCACAGTTTTCACGTGTGCGACTGTACAAAAGATGGTGATTTACACGAGCTCGTGAAAGAGTTTTTCGCATTCGAAAGTCTGGGCGTCACCAACTCACCGTTACCGGAAAGCGTAGAGGAAATCCGAGCCAAAGCCATTCTCAACGACACGACGAAGAAATGTGCTGACGGTCACTTTGAAACAGGGTTACTGTGGCGCTACGATCAGTTCGAGTTCCCGCCTAGTTACGCGATGGCGTTGGGGAAGTTACAGTGCCTAGAGCGCCGGTTGCGAAAACATCCCGAACTGCGGGCCAATTTGGATAAGCAGATTATAGAATACCAGACGAAGGGCTACGCTCATAAAGCGACTGCACTAGAATTGGAAGGCGCGGATCCCAAGCGAGGGTGGTATCTACCACTCGGCGTAATCACCAACCCAAAGAAACCCGAGAAGGTGCGAATCATCTGGGACGCAGCAGCCAAGGTGAATGGGGTTTCGTTCAACTCCATGCTGCTGAAAGGACCCGACATGCTGACCTCCCTGTCGTCGGTTCTATTCCGATTTCGAGAACGAAAATTCTGTATTACTGCCGACATCAAAGAGATGTATCATCAGGTCAAGATCCGTCCGGAAGACCGTCTATCACAACGGTTTCTGTACAGGTCCGATCCGTCGCACCAGCCGGACACCTACGTCATGGACGTGGCGACGTTTGGATCCACATGCTCCCCGTGCTCGGCACAATTTGTTAAAAACCTAAACGCGGAGCGGTGGAGAGAATCATACCCAGAAGCAGCCGAAACGATAGTACAAAACCACTATGTGGATGATTACTTGGACAGCCGGGACACGGAAGAGGAGATTATCAAGCTGTCAGAGGATATCAGGACCGTGCACTCCAAAGCGGGCTTTGAAATAAGGAACTGGAGATCGAATTCTCATGAGGTTCTGCGACGGGTCGGGGCTGAACCAGCAAacgttaagaaaatgttgtttGTGGACAAAGCAGTACCAGCGGAACGAGTTCTGGGAATGACTTGGCTTCCGACCGAGGACATGTTCACCTTCTCGGTCATCCTGTCAGACGATTTACAACGTATGATTCTCGGAGTAGTTGCTGTCACTAAACGCGGCGTCCTGCGAGTATTGATGAGCTTGTTTGATCCTCATGGACTGATTTCAAACTTTCTTATCCATGGAAAGATCATAATCCAAGATCTCTGGCGTAGCGGTGTATCCTGGGACGAGCCGATTCCGCGAAAGATCCGAGAGCAGTGGGAACGATGGATCAACCTTCTGCAGAATTTGTCACGGATTAGAATTCCCTGTTGTTACTTTCCGGGTTACCACGTGGAAGACTTGAAAACACTCGAGCTGCACGTGTTTGTGGACGCCAGTGAGTCGGCGTACGCTTGCGTAGCTTATTTCCGGATTATCCAGGACGGCAAACCGCGGTGCGTGTTCGTGACCTCTAAAGCGAAGGTAACGCCGTTGAAGTCCGTATCAGTTCCCAGACTGGAGTTGAACGCGGGGGTCATCGGATGTCGACTAGCGAAAACAATCAAGGAAAACACCACGCTGCCCATTAGCCGTACGGTGTACTGGACCGACTCTAGTACATTGCTGTCATGGATCAGATCTGATACCCGGAAATACCGTCAGTATGTCGCCGTTCGGGTTGGTGAAATTCTGGAAACGACCGATATTTCGGAATGGCGATGGGTGCCAACCAAACTCAACGTTGCAGACGAAGCCACAAAGTGGGGCAAAGGACCGAACGTAGATCCGGATAGTCGGTGGTTTCTGGGACCAGAATTTTTGTACCAGCTCGAGGAATTGTGGCCACAGCAGAGACTGCCTGAACCAGACACGACGGAAGAACTCCGCCCTATCTTTATGCACCGTGAAATCATCCGAACTCCATTCATTGACGTATCGCGATTCTCAAAGTGGGAACGCTTACTGCGCAGCACTGCTCACGTGTTCCACTGGGGCGATCGTACTCGCGCACCTGCTAGCGAACGACAACCCTCGCTGGTTAAAGCTGACTTTGAAAGAGCAGAATGGGCGCTCTGGCGGCTGGCGCAGGCAGACTCATACGCAGATGAGGTGGTGGAGCTGACGGTGCATTCAAAGGACAAAGCGCGACGACTGCTGCGGCTGGATACTGGAAGCAAAATCCGTCATCTGTCACCGTTTCTCGATGAACATGGTGTGATTAGAATGGAGGGCCGAATCGAAGCTTCACCGTTTGCACCCTACGACGCCAAATACCCTATCATCCTACCACGAGCGCACTACATTACCGAGTTGCTAATTGACTGGTACCATCGACGCTTCGGTCACGGATTCGGCGAAACAGTAGTCAATGAAATTAGACAACGATTTCACATATCAAATCTACGCGTTCTGGTCCGTGAGTACCCGAAGAAATGTAACTTCTGCAAGATGGAGAAAGCAGAACCCGAGGTGCCTAGGATGGCTCCACTTCCTGCTGCACGCGTAACTCCCCACGAGCGGGCGTTCACGAGAGTGGGAATCGATTACTGCGGACCATTTGCAGTCAGGTTTGGGCGTGGAACGGTTAAACGTTGGGTAGCGTTATTCACGTGCTTGGCTACCCGCGCTGTGCACTTGGAAGTTGTTGCGTCACTCTCCACGGAGTCATGTAAGCTGGCGTTGAGGCGCTTTATCAATCGACGTGGCGCACCTGCAGAAATATACACAGACAACGGGACAAACTTCCAGGGAACACAACGCGAGTTATTGGAACAAGTCCAGGACACTAACCGAAGCTTGGCAGAGACGTTCACCGACGCAAACACCAGCTGGTTCTTCATTCCCCCAGCAACACCCCACATGGGAGGAGCGTGGGAACGCATGGTACGTTCAGTCAAAGCTGCCTACAAAAGACACGAACCCCAACAGAGGAAGTGTTCCAGACAATTTGTACGGAAGCAGAGTCGATGA